The nucleotide sequence CCTGCTCGGCCGCGGCGCGGTCGCCCGGGCCACGCTGTGCTTCTCCAGCCTCGACGTGCTCGGGCCGGCGCCGCGGTTCCGCCGCGCGGTGGAGTCCGGCGCCCTCGCGCTGGACGAGTGGACGGCGCTCGGCCTGATCAGCGGGCTGCGCGCGGCCGGCGAGAACCTGCCGTACGAGGTGTTCCACGAGCCGGCCGGCTCGTCGCTGACCGACGGGTTCAGCGTGCCTGCGCCGTCCCCGTACGGGCCGGACGGCACGCCGCTGCGGGCGGTCCGGCCGCTGCCGCTGGACGTGCTGCTGCTGCACGCGCAGCGCGCCGACGACGACGGCAACGTCGAGATCGCCGGTGCCCGCGGCCTGGACATGTCCGCGATCTTCGCCGCCCGCCGGGTCCTCGTCACCGTCGAGGAGCGGGTGCCGCGCGGCGCGCTGGGCGCGGCCCGCTCATTCGTGCTGCCGCGGACGTTCGTCAGCCGCCTGGCGGTCGCCCCGTTCGGCGCCTATCCGACGTCGTGTCTGCCGTTCTACCCGGCCGACTACCGGGCGCTTCGGGCCGTCGTCGGCGCCGACCCGGCCGGGCCGGTGCCCGAGTCCGCGCTCCGCCCGCCGCCCGACGCGCAGGCCGCGCTGGCCCGGCGGGCGGCTGTCCCGGCGACCTCGATCGCCACCGGCTTCCGGGCGCTGACCACCGTCGACGCCGCGGCCCCGTACACCGTCGACGAGCTGATGGTGGCGGTGCTGGCGCGGACGATCGGGCCGGGCGACGTCTGCTCGTTCGGCTCCGCCAGCCCGCTGCCGACGGCCGCGTACGTCCTGGCCAAGCACCTGTGGGCGCCGGACGTGGTGCTGATGTCGCACAACGGCGGCCTGGTCGACGTGCCGGTGCGCCCGCTCGCGCTGGCGGCGTCGGAGCAGCTCGACCACGAGCTGGCCGCCGCGCACACCGGCGGCGACGAGACCTACCACTGGTACTACCAGCGCGGCCTGGTGACCCACGAGGTGGTCGGGTCGGCGCAGGTCGACGCGCGGGGCGCGACCAACAACCTGTGGGTGCGCAAGGGCGACGGCACGCGGGTGCGGCTGCCCGGGCAGGGCGGCATGGCCGACGTCGCGAACCTGCACGCGAACTTCATGATCTACCTGCCGCGGCAGAGCACCCGGAACACCCCGGACGGGGTCGAGACGGTGAGCGCGCGGCGCGCCTGGGCCGACCCCGACCTGCGCCGCCGGTACGGCCTGCGGCCCGGCCGCACGCTCGTCGTCACCGACCTCGCTGTCTTCGAGGACGATCCGGCGACCGGGACGCTGCGGGTGCGCAGCCTGCACCCCGGCGTCAGCGTCGACGAGCTGCGCGCGCGGACCGGGTTCGACGTCGTCGTCCCGCCGAGTGCCGGCACGACCGAGCCGCCCACGCCGGACGAGCTGCACGCGCTGCGCACCGTCGTCGACCCGCTCGGCGTGCGGCGGCTCGACCTCGTCGGCGCCGCCGACCGCCAGCAGCTTGTCGACCAGCTCCTCGACCTGGAGGAGACCGTCCTCGACCCACCGACCCGCCGGAGCGCCGATGCCGTCCACTGACACCGCCGGGCCCCTGTCCCACGTGCGGGTGCTCGACTTCACCCAGCTGCTGCAGGGCCCGCTGGCCACCCAGATCCTCGGCGACCTCGGCGCCGACGTCGTCAAGCTGGAGAAACCGCACGGCGAGTGGATGCGCTCGTGGGGCATCCTGGCCAGCACCACCGCCGGCGAGATGGACAGCTTCCTGGCCTTCAACCGGAACAAGCGCAGCGTCGCCGCCGACCTCAAGGACCCGGCGGTGCGCGACCGGCTGCTCGACCTCAGCCGCGAGTTCGACGTCGTCGTCGAGAACTTCCGTCCCGGCGTCATGGACCGCCTCGGCCTGGGCTACGACGACTTCGCCGCGGTGAACCCGGCCATCGTCTACGCCAGCTCCAGCGGGTACGGGCAGACCGGCCCGTACCGGGAACGGCCCGGCCAGGACTTGCTGGTCCAGGCGCTGGCCGGCGCCCTGCACCTGACCGGGCGCCGGGAGGACCCGCCGACGCCCAGCGGCATCGGGATCAGCGACGAGTACACCGGCCTGCACCTCGCGGTCGCGATCCTGGCCGCACTCAGCCACCGTCAGGCCACGGGCATCGGCCAGCGCGTCGCCGTCGACCTGTTCTCCTGCACGATCGCCGCCCAGCAGCAGGAGCTGACGGTGTGGCTGAACCACCGCCGGCCCATGCCGCGCGCCGAGGAGAACGTCGGCCACGTCGGCGCCACCGCACC is from Jiangella alkaliphila and encodes:
- a CDS encoding CaiB/BaiF CoA transferase family protein yields the protein MPSTDTAGPLSHVRVLDFTQLLQGPLATQILGDLGADVVKLEKPHGEWMRSWGILASTTAGEMDSFLAFNRNKRSVAADLKDPAVRDRLLDLSREFDVVVENFRPGVMDRLGLGYDDFAAVNPAIVYASSSGYGQTGPYRERPGQDLLVQALAGALHLTGRREDPPTPSGIGISDEYTGLHLAVAILAALSHRQATGIGQRVAVDLFSCTIAAQQQELTVWLNHRRPMPRAEENVGHVGATAPFGTYPTSDGHLALAMMPCPQLGKILGVDWLEEFDTNEKMFAGRDVIHRRLAAHFATGTTAAWLALLDAHDVWCAPVQDYRALERDPQVRHAGLLWDVPVGDDGATFRTVGSPFTFSRTPPALRRGVPRAGQHTDEILPALDEEV
- a CDS encoding CoA-transferase, whose amino-acid sequence is MGRSTDVTVTARWAVDVDDLVAEVAPGARVGVSGFHFTRAPVAALLALADAGIRDLHYVAWGGGLPLEILLGRGAVARATLCFSSLDVLGPAPRFRRAVESGALALDEWTALGLISGLRAAGENLPYEVFHEPAGSSLTDGFSVPAPSPYGPDGTPLRAVRPLPLDVLLLHAQRADDDGNVEIAGARGLDMSAIFAARRVLVTVEERVPRGALGAARSFVLPRTFVSRLAVAPFGAYPTSCLPFYPADYRALRAVVGADPAGPVPESALRPPPDAQAALARRAAVPATSIATGFRALTTVDAAAPYTVDELMVAVLARTIGPGDVCSFGSASPLPTAAYVLAKHLWAPDVVLMSHNGGLVDVPVRPLALAASEQLDHELAAAHTGGDETYHWYYQRGLVTHEVVGSAQVDARGATNNLWVRKGDGTRVRLPGQGGMADVANLHANFMIYLPRQSTRNTPDGVETVSARRAWADPDLRRRYGLRPGRTLVVTDLAVFEDDPATGTLRVRSLHPGVSVDELRARTGFDVVVPPSAGTTEPPTPDELHALRTVVDPLGVRRLDLVGAADRQQLVDQLLDLEETVLDPPTRRSADAVH